The following coding sequences are from one Streptomyces sp. NBC_00536 window:
- a CDS encoding carbohydrate ABC transporter permease: MATSVRATSGGSPPPAAQPPAPGTGSRKQWPSGRGGLRSTLYRLDLKAVPYVFLAPFFLTFAAFGLFPLIYTGWLSLHRVELGGSAQWKGLENYTSLAGSEFFWNALANTFTIGVISTVPQLLMALGLAHLLNYKLRGRGFFRVAVLAPYATSIAAATLVFAQLFNTDYGLINTALGWAGFEPVAWESSKWPAQIAISVIVTWRWTGYNALIYLAAMQAVPQDLYEAAALDGASRWRQFLSVTIPSIRPTILFTVIVSTIGATQLFGEPMLFGGSVGISGGSGNQFQTLSLLMYEKGWVTGALGQASAIAWVMLLILLLIGGLQALISRSNRNRSRGRGRTRNRNRTRNRVGRMRTKAGS, from the coding sequence GTGGCCACCTCCGTACGGGCGACCAGTGGCGGCTCCCCGCCGCCCGCCGCACAGCCCCCGGCCCCCGGCACCGGCTCCCGCAAGCAGTGGCCCTCCGGCCGGGGCGGGCTGCGCAGCACGCTCTACCGCCTGGACCTGAAGGCGGTCCCCTACGTCTTCCTCGCCCCCTTCTTCCTCACCTTCGCGGCCTTCGGACTCTTCCCCCTGATCTACACGGGCTGGCTCTCGCTCCACCGAGTGGAACTCGGCGGCAGCGCGCAGTGGAAGGGGCTGGAGAACTACACCTCGCTGGCGGGCAGCGAGTTCTTCTGGAACGCCCTCGCCAACACCTTCACCATCGGCGTGATCTCCACCGTTCCGCAGCTGCTGATGGCCCTCGGCCTGGCCCACCTGCTCAACTACAAACTCCGTGGCCGCGGTTTCTTCCGTGTCGCGGTGCTCGCCCCGTACGCCACTTCGATCGCGGCCGCGACGCTCGTCTTCGCGCAGCTGTTCAACACCGACTACGGCCTGATCAACACGGCGCTGGGCTGGGCCGGCTTCGAGCCGGTCGCCTGGGAATCCTCCAAGTGGCCCGCTCAGATCGCGATTTCGGTGATCGTGACCTGGCGCTGGACCGGCTACAACGCCCTCATCTACCTGGCGGCGATGCAGGCCGTACCCCAGGACCTCTACGAGGCGGCCGCGTTGGACGGGGCCTCGCGGTGGCGCCAGTTCCTCAGCGTGACCATCCCCTCGATCCGGCCGACGATCCTGTTCACCGTCATCGTCTCGACCATCGGGGCCACCCAGCTCTTCGGCGAGCCGATGCTCTTCGGCGGCAGTGTCGGCATCAGCGGCGGCAGCGGGAACCAGTTCCAGACGCTGAGCCTGCTCATGTACGAGAAGGGGTGGGTGACCGGCGCACTGGGCCAGGCCTCCGCGATCGCCTGGGTCATGCTGCTGATCCTCCTGCTCATCGGCGGCCTCCAGGCTCTGATCTCCCGCTCGAACCGCAACCGCAGCCGCGGCCGTGGCCGAACCCGCAACCGCAACCGAACCCGCAACCGCGTCGGCCGCATGCGCACGAAGGCGGGGAGCTGA
- a CDS encoding ABC transporter substrate-binding protein gives MRTSSSRHGRGRGRRTVINAVAAVAVVATGTALLTGCGGDSGKGDGGAAGNEQITLRIGTFGSFGYDDATGAKLYAEYTKAHPNIKIEESNVADGQKYWDTLKLRLSRNSGLADIQALEVGYIAEATGPAMADKWADLGTTGGADLGAFLDWKVKQATTGDGKVIGLGTDIGPMAICYNKDLFAKAGLPTDRTEVAKLWAGDWAKFIQTGEAYKKSAPAGTSFHDSASGLFNAVISSQPVQYANAKGELDYENSPGVKKAWDTAVAAAKGEMTAKLRQFDEKGTWNAAFKNSKFATVACPSWMTGIIKDQAGPENQGKWDIAAPPVAGNWGGSFLAVPKSGKHTKEAAELAAWLTAPAQHAKVFGVNGNIPSSKDTLSSPAVQGAKLPYFGDTPVGKIYSEAAAGITPAPISRWDGQVKTFLTDNGILDIEQRGTDPAKAWENVKKLVADKIDK, from the coding sequence ATGCGTACTTCCAGCAGCAGACACGGGCGCGGACGCGGACGCCGCACCGTGATCAACGCGGTCGCCGCGGTCGCCGTCGTGGCGACCGGTACGGCCCTGCTCACCGGCTGCGGCGGTGACAGCGGCAAGGGCGACGGCGGCGCGGCCGGCAACGAGCAGATCACGCTGCGGATCGGTACCTTCGGTTCCTTCGGCTACGACGACGCGACCGGGGCCAAGCTCTACGCCGAGTACACCAAGGCCCACCCGAACATCAAGATCGAAGAGTCGAACGTCGCGGACGGCCAGAAGTACTGGGACACCCTCAAGCTGCGTCTCTCCCGCAACAGCGGCCTCGCGGACATCCAGGCCCTGGAGGTCGGCTACATCGCGGAGGCGACCGGACCCGCCATGGCCGACAAGTGGGCCGACCTCGGCACGACGGGCGGCGCGGACCTCGGCGCGTTCCTCGACTGGAAGGTCAAGCAGGCCACGACGGGCGACGGCAAGGTGATCGGCCTCGGCACGGACATCGGCCCGATGGCCATCTGCTACAACAAGGACCTCTTCGCCAAGGCCGGTCTGCCGACCGATCGCACCGAAGTCGCCAAGCTCTGGGCGGGCGACTGGGCGAAGTTCATCCAGACCGGCGAGGCGTACAAGAAGAGCGCCCCCGCGGGGACCTCCTTCCACGACTCCGCGAGCGGCCTGTTCAACGCCGTGATCTCCAGCCAGCCGGTGCAGTACGCCAACGCCAAGGGCGAGCTGGACTACGAGAACAGTCCGGGCGTGAAGAAGGCCTGGGACACCGCCGTGGCGGCGGCCAAGGGCGAAATGACCGCGAAGCTCCGCCAGTTCGACGAGAAGGGCACGTGGAACGCGGCCTTCAAGAACTCGAAGTTCGCCACCGTGGCCTGCCCCAGCTGGATGACGGGCATCATCAAGGACCAGGCGGGCCCGGAAAACCAGGGCAAGTGGGACATCGCCGCACCGCCCGTGGCCGGGAACTGGGGCGGCTCCTTCCTCGCCGTCCCGAAGTCGGGCAAGCACACCAAGGAGGCGGCCGAACTCGCCGCCTGGCTCACCGCTCCGGCCCAGCACGCCAAGGTCTTCGGCGTGAACGGCAACATCCCCTCCTCCAAGGACACCCTCAGCTCTCCGGCGGTGCAGGGCGCCAAGCTGCCGTACTTCGGAGACACCCCGGTCGGCAAGATCTACTCGGAAGCCGCGGCCGGCATCACGCCCGCCCCGATCAGCCGTTGGGACGGACAGGTGAAGACCTTCCTCACCGACAACGGCATCCTCGACATCGAGCAGCGCGGCACCGACCCGGCGAAGGCCTGGGAGAACGTCAAGAAGCTGGTCGCCGACAAGATCGACAAGTAG
- a CDS encoding PAS domain-containing protein, producing MVDPDGMVSGWSEGGRLLLGWTAEETVGRPVTDLIAGRPPGFPEHLGSDLTGVVPLRHRDGSTADAVLTAHPLRGADGRALGHVVTAQLWGHRPVIADRAFEQCPFALGVYDPQLRFLWVNASACRVMAHSEEQVLGEKYRELFPELDDMAYTDRLSEVARTGVPARLITVFPGAGIRRPRQRRSVRRGAARRGTAFRVRVHPR from the coding sequence GTGGTCGACCCGGACGGCATGGTGAGCGGCTGGAGCGAGGGCGGGCGGCTGCTACTGGGCTGGACGGCGGAGGAGACCGTGGGGCGGCCCGTGACCGATCTGATCGCCGGTCGCCCACCCGGCTTCCCCGAGCACCTCGGCTCCGATCTCACCGGAGTCGTCCCGCTGCGCCACCGGGACGGTTCCACGGCGGACGCCGTGCTGACGGCCCATCCGCTGCGCGGCGCGGACGGCCGTGCGCTGGGCCACGTGGTGACCGCCCAGCTCTGGGGACACCGCCCGGTGATCGCCGACCGGGCCTTCGAGCAGTGCCCCTTCGCTCTGGGCGTCTACGACCCCCAGCTGCGGTTCCTGTGGGTCAACGCCTCCGCCTGCCGGGTGATGGCGCACTCCGAGGAGCAGGTGCTCGGTGAGAAGTACCGCGAGCTGTTCCCCGAACTGGACGACATGGCCTACACCGACCGGCTCTCCGAGGTGGCGAGGACGGGCGTGCCCGCACGTCTCATCACCGTCTTCCCCGGTGCCGGGATTCGCCGACCTCGTCAGCGTCGATCTGTTCGACGAGGTGCTGCGCGGAGAGGAACCGCCTTCCGCGTCCGCGTTCACCCCCGGTGA
- a CDS encoding GH1 family beta-glucosidase: MTTSETRPLTATRTFPPDFLWGTATAAYQIEGAVREDGRTPSIWDTFSHTPGKVFEGHTGDVAVDHYHRFREDVRLMSELGLGAYRFSVSWSRVQPTGRGPAVQKGLDFYRRLVDELLAAGVTPALTLYHWDLPQDLEDAGGWPERATAERFAEYAGLVADALGDRVKHWITLNEPWCSAFLGYGSGVHAPGRTDPVAALRAAHHLNLGHGLAVQALRAALPGDGQVAVSLNLHEVRPLTSSPGDREAARRIDAVGNRIWLGPMLEGAYPDDLFLDTGHLTDWSFVRDGDTATSHQPLDLLAVNYYTPTVVSHVGKGAERPQDDGHGNSAHSPWPGADDVAFHRAPGERTAMGWPVDPGALFDLLTRTAARYPGLPLVISENGAAYEDEAGPDGTVHDPERAAYIHAHLDAVHRAIEAGADVRGYFLWSLLDNFEWSYGYAKRFGAIHVDYDTLERTPKSSAHWYSRVARTGELRAPDEA, translated from the coding sequence ATGACCACGTCCGAGACCCGGCCACTCACGGCCACCCGCACCTTTCCGCCCGATTTCCTGTGGGGCACGGCCACCGCCGCGTACCAGATCGAGGGCGCCGTCCGAGAGGACGGCCGGACCCCCTCCATCTGGGACACCTTCTCCCACACCCCCGGCAAGGTCTTCGAAGGCCACACCGGTGACGTGGCCGTGGACCACTACCACCGGTTCCGAGAGGACGTCCGGCTCATGTCCGAACTCGGCCTGGGCGCCTACCGGTTCTCCGTCTCCTGGTCACGCGTACAGCCGACCGGCCGGGGCCCCGCCGTCCAGAAGGGTCTCGACTTCTACCGCCGGCTCGTCGACGAACTGCTCGCCGCCGGTGTCACACCCGCCCTCACCCTCTACCACTGGGACCTCCCCCAGGACCTGGAGGACGCGGGCGGCTGGCCCGAGCGCGCGACCGCAGAGCGCTTCGCCGAGTACGCGGGCCTGGTGGCCGACGCCCTCGGAGACCGGGTGAAGCACTGGATCACCCTCAACGAGCCCTGGTGCAGCGCGTTCCTCGGCTACGGCTCCGGAGTCCACGCCCCGGGCCGCACCGACCCGGTCGCCGCCCTGCGCGCGGCCCATCACCTCAACCTCGGTCACGGCCTCGCCGTACAGGCCCTGCGGGCGGCGCTGCCCGGGGACGGTCAGGTCGCGGTGTCCCTCAACCTCCACGAGGTCCGCCCCCTGACCTCCTCGCCCGGGGACCGGGAGGCGGCCCGCCGCATCGACGCCGTCGGCAACCGGATCTGGCTGGGCCCGATGCTGGAGGGCGCGTACCCCGATGACCTGTTCCTCGACACCGGCCACCTGACCGACTGGTCCTTCGTGCGGGACGGCGACACCGCCACGAGCCACCAGCCCCTGGACCTGCTCGCCGTCAACTACTACACCCCGACGGTCGTCTCGCACGTCGGGAAGGGCGCGGAGCGGCCGCAGGACGATGGCCACGGGAACAGCGCGCACTCCCCCTGGCCCGGAGCGGACGACGTCGCCTTCCACCGGGCGCCGGGCGAACGTACGGCCATGGGCTGGCCGGTCGACCCGGGCGCGCTGTTCGACCTGCTGACCCGGACCGCCGCCCGGTATCCCGGCCTGCCGCTCGTCATCAGCGAGAACGGCGCCGCGTACGAGGACGAGGCCGGCCCGGACGGTACGGTCCACGACCCGGAGCGCGCCGCGTACATCCACGCGCACCTCGACGCCGTGCACCGGGCGATCGAAGCCGGGGCGGACGTGCGCGGCTACTTCCTCTGGTCTCTGCTCGACAACTTCGAGTGGTCCTACGGCTACGCCAAGCGGTTCGGCGCCATCCACGTCGACTACGACACCCTGGAGCGCACACCCAAATCGAGCGCGCACTGGTACTCCCGCGTGGCCCGGACAGGAGAGCTGCGCGCTCCCGACGAGGCGTAG
- a CDS encoding carbohydrate ABC transporter permease → MTRTLGTTATGAPRARRLRPSAGRQHHAGPLTYVLLGLAALVSLFPLYWNLVAASHTGERVVKAPAPLLPGPRLFDNLSFAWNQVDMGEALVNTTIVAGLVALSTVLFSTLAGFAFAKLAFRGKGALLAIVVATMTIPPQLSVIPLYQIITDLGWVDQLQSVVLPSLVAAFGVFFMRQYLIEALPVELVEAARMDGAHSLRIIWHVVFPVARPAMAVLGMLVFVQAWNDFFWPFIALTPDGNPTLQVALAGLGAGNHTVDQAVVLTGALISTLPLLLVFAVLGKHIVGGITAGAVKN, encoded by the coding sequence ATGACCCGCACACTCGGCACGACCGCCACCGGGGCGCCGCGCGCCAGGCGCCTTCGCCCGTCGGCCGGCCGCCAGCACCACGCCGGACCGCTGACCTACGTCCTGCTCGGCCTCGCCGCGCTGGTCTCCCTCTTCCCCCTGTACTGGAACCTGGTCGCCGCCTCCCATACGGGCGAGCGCGTGGTCAAGGCTCCGGCCCCGCTCCTGCCCGGCCCCCGGCTGTTCGACAATCTCTCCTTCGCCTGGAACCAGGTCGACATGGGCGAGGCGCTGGTCAACACGACGATCGTGGCCGGGCTCGTGGCCCTGTCCACCGTCCTGTTCTCCACCCTGGCCGGCTTCGCCTTCGCCAAACTCGCCTTCAGGGGCAAGGGCGCGCTGCTCGCGATCGTGGTGGCCACCATGACGATCCCGCCGCAGCTCAGTGTGATCCCGCTCTACCAGATCATCACCGACCTCGGCTGGGTCGACCAGCTCCAGTCGGTCGTCCTGCCCTCGCTGGTCGCCGCCTTCGGCGTGTTCTTCATGCGCCAGTACCTCATCGAGGCCCTGCCGGTGGAGCTGGTGGAGGCGGCCCGGATGGACGGCGCGCACAGCCTGCGCATCATCTGGCACGTGGTGTTCCCGGTGGCCCGGCCCGCGATGGCGGTCCTCGGGATGCTCGTCTTCGTGCAGGCATGGAACGACTTCTTCTGGCCGTTCATCGCGCTGACCCCCGACGGGAACCCCACTCTCCAGGTCGCCCTGGCCGGCCTCGGCGCGGGAAACCACACCGTCGACCAGGCCGTCGTCCTGACCGGGGCGCTCATCTCCACCCTGCCGCTGCTCCTGGTCTTCGCCGTCCTCGGCAAGCACATCGTGGGCGGCATCACCGCGGGCGCCGTCAAGAACTGA
- a CDS encoding LacI family DNA-binding transcriptional regulator has protein sequence MSGRQSGGRPTLEEVAALAGVGRGTVSRVINGSPRVSERAKDAVARAVAELGYVPNQAARALAGSRTDAVALVIPETEARLFSEPYFLDLIRGVSAELAEADKQLLLTLVRTEAERQRFEHYLAAQRVDGVLLASVHGNDPLPDRIARLGLPVVMNGRRSEAEPVAYVDSDNIGAGRAAVAHLAERGRSRIATISGPLDMYVARARLGGYRAGLAEAGIQPDESLVATADFTEEGGRLAMRALLERAPGLDAVFAASDVMAAGARGVLREAGRRVPEDVALVGVDDSTVARLMDPPLTSVRQPIEEMGRTMTRLLLQKIAEESREGAAPRQGMGEEPRRVLPTELVVRDSS, from the coding sequence GTGAGCGGACGGCAGAGCGGCGGCAGGCCCACTCTGGAAGAGGTCGCGGCCCTGGCCGGTGTCGGCCGGGGCACGGTCTCCCGGGTCATCAACGGTTCGCCGCGGGTGAGCGAGCGGGCCAAGGACGCCGTGGCCCGGGCTGTCGCGGAGCTGGGGTACGTACCCAATCAGGCGGCCAGGGCGCTGGCCGGCAGCCGGACCGACGCGGTGGCCCTGGTCATTCCGGAGACCGAGGCCCGGCTGTTCTCGGAGCCGTACTTCCTCGACCTGATCCGCGGGGTCAGCGCCGAGCTGGCCGAGGCGGACAAGCAGCTGCTGCTCACCCTGGTCCGGACCGAGGCCGAGCGGCAGCGGTTCGAGCACTACCTGGCCGCCCAGCGGGTCGACGGCGTGCTGCTGGCATCGGTCCACGGGAACGACCCGCTGCCCGACCGGATCGCGCGGCTGGGCCTGCCGGTCGTCATGAACGGGCGGCGTTCGGAGGCCGAGCCGGTGGCCTATGTGGACTCCGACAACATCGGTGCGGGACGGGCGGCCGTCGCCCACCTCGCGGAGCGCGGCCGGTCCAGGATCGCGACCATCAGCGGGCCGCTGGACATGTACGTGGCCCGCGCCCGTCTGGGCGGCTACCGCGCGGGCCTCGCCGAGGCCGGAATCCAGCCCGACGAGTCGCTCGTGGCGACCGCGGACTTCACCGAGGAAGGCGGCCGGCTGGCGATGCGCGCGCTCCTGGAACGTGCCCCCGGCCTGGACGCCGTCTTCGCCGCCTCCGACGTGATGGCGGCCGGCGCGCGCGGCGTGCTGCGCGAGGCCGGCCGGCGGGTCCCCGAGGACGTCGCCCTCGTGGGGGTCGACGACTCCACGGTGGCCCGTCTGATGGACCCGCCCCTGACCAGCGTGCGTCAGCCCATCGAGGAGATGGGCCGCACGATGACCCGGCTCCTGCTCCAGAAGATCGCGGAGGAGTCCCGAGAGGGCGCCGCCCCGAGGCAGGGCATGGGCGAGGAGCCGCGCCGGGTGCTCCCGACGGAACTGGTCGTACGGGATTCCTCCTGA
- a CDS encoding glycoside hydrolase family 6 protein produces MSRTIPRTALLAALSLVTAAGATATVFGTTAGAASAGCKVEYQISNQWNTGFSTNVIVTNTGDPVASWTLEWSYANGQQVTQGWNATITQSGAAVTAKNLSYNGSLATGGSASFGFNGSHTGTNAVPATFKLNGITCNGATDPTQPPTTPPTTPPTTPPTTPPTTPPPTGGKVDNPYAGAKMYVNPEWSAHAAAEPGGSRVSNQPTAVWLDRIALVTGTSGTMGLRDHLNAALTQKGSGELVVQLVIYDLPGRDCSALASNGELGPTEIDKYKTQYIDPIAAILADPKYAGLRIVTTVEIDSLPNLVTNVSGRPTATANCDVMKTNGNYVKGVGYALNKLGAIPNVYNYLDAGHHGWLGWDDNLGASAEMFKQAATAEGSTLANVHGFIVNTANYSALKEDNFKIDDSVNGTSVRQSKWVDWNRYTDELSYAQGMRTKLVSLGFDANIGMLIDTSRNGWGGTARPTGPGALTSVDTYVNGGRYDRRIHLGNWCNQSGAGLGERPQAAPAAGIDAYVWIKPPGESDGASKEIPNNEGKGFDRMCDPTYTGNVRNGNSMSGALPNAPLAGQWFSAQFQELMKNAYPAL; encoded by the coding sequence ATGAGCCGCACCATCCCCCGCACCGCATTACTGGCGGCCCTCAGTCTCGTCACGGCCGCGGGCGCCACCGCCACCGTGTTCGGCACCACGGCCGGAGCCGCCAGCGCCGGCTGCAAGGTCGAGTACCAGATCTCGAACCAGTGGAACACCGGATTCAGCACCAATGTGATCGTGACCAACACCGGCGACCCGGTCGCCTCCTGGACCCTGGAGTGGTCCTACGCCAACGGCCAGCAGGTCACGCAGGGCTGGAACGCCACCATCACCCAGTCCGGGGCGGCCGTTACGGCCAAGAACCTCTCCTACAACGGGTCGCTGGCCACGGGCGGTTCGGCGTCCTTCGGGTTCAACGGTTCGCACACGGGCACGAACGCCGTCCCCGCGACGTTCAAACTCAACGGCATCACCTGCAACGGCGCCACCGACCCGACCCAGCCCCCCACCACGCCCCCGACGACTCCGCCCACCACACCGCCCACGACACCGCCGACCACGCCTCCGCCCACCGGCGGCAAGGTCGACAACCCCTACGCCGGCGCCAAGATGTACGTGAACCCCGAGTGGTCCGCCCATGCCGCCGCCGAACCGGGCGGCAGCAGGGTGTCCAACCAGCCCACCGCCGTCTGGCTGGACCGCATCGCCCTCGTCACGGGAACGAGCGGCACGATGGGGCTGCGCGACCACCTCAACGCGGCCCTGACACAGAAGGGCAGCGGCGAACTCGTCGTCCAGCTGGTGATCTACGACCTGCCCGGACGGGACTGCTCCGCGCTCGCCTCCAACGGCGAACTGGGCCCGACCGAGATCGACAAGTACAAGACGCAGTACATCGACCCGATCGCCGCGATCCTCGCCGACCCCAAGTACGCGGGGCTGCGGATCGTCACCACCGTCGAGATCGACTCGCTGCCGAACCTGGTCACCAACGTCTCCGGGCGCCCGACAGCCACCGCCAACTGCGACGTGATGAAGACCAACGGCAACTACGTCAAGGGCGTCGGCTACGCCCTGAACAAGCTCGGCGCGATCCCCAACGTCTACAACTACCTGGACGCCGGCCACCACGGCTGGCTCGGCTGGGACGACAACCTCGGCGCCTCCGCCGAGATGTTCAAGCAGGCCGCGACCGCCGAGGGCTCCACGCTCGCCAACGTGCACGGCTTCATCGTCAACACCGCCAACTACAGCGCCCTGAAGGAGGACAACTTCAAGATCGACGACTCCGTCAACGGCACCTCGGTGCGCCAGTCGAAGTGGGTCGACTGGAACCGCTACACCGACGAACTGTCCTACGCCCAAGGCATGCGCACCAAGCTGGTCTCCCTGGGCTTCGACGCCAACATCGGCATGCTCATCGACACCTCCCGCAACGGCTGGGGCGGCACCGCCCGCCCGACCGGACCCGGCGCGCTGACCAGCGTGGACACCTATGTCAACGGCGGCCGCTACGACCGGCGCATCCACCTCGGCAACTGGTGCAACCAGTCCGGCGCGGGACTCGGCGAACGCCCGCAAGCGGCCCCGGCCGCCGGCATCGACGCTTACGTGTGGATCAAGCCTCCGGGCGAGTCCGACGGGGCGAGCAAGGAGATCCCGAACAACGAGGGCAAGGGATTCGACCGGATGTGCGACCCGACCTACACGGGCAACGTACGCAACGGCAACAGCATGTCGGGGGCCCTCCCGAACGCACCGCTCGCCGGCCAGTGGTTCTCCGCCCAGTTCCAGGAGCTCATGAAGAACGCCTACCCGGCGCTGTGA